Below is a window of Rhodothermales bacterium DNA.
CTCATGAGATCTGGCGTTGGTGCCGGGCTGTTAGAAAGCATGTACAGCGCCGACGATGATCGGTTTCGTCAGATCACCCCCTCGCAATCCCCCCCACCGCCTCTGCCAGCCGATCCACCTCCTCCTCGCTGTTGAAGACATGCGTCGACACCCGGAGCGCATCCAACCCCTGCTCGGTCACGACGCGGCAGCGCATCTTGTGCTCGCTCAATAAAACCCGGAAAAGCTCGTCGTAGGGCATTTTTTCCAGCTTAAACGTCGTGATGCCGGCCGACAGCGACGGGTCCTCGGGGGTGAGGACGGTTATGCCGGCCATCGCCCGCAACTGCCCCTGAAGCCGCAGCGCCAACCCCTGGCTGTAGGCGGCCACCCGATCCATCCCGATCGTCTCCATAAACTGCACGGCGGCCACCAGGCCGGCTACGCTCGTGGCATCCCGGGTGCCGGGTTCGTAGCGCTGGGCGGTTTTGTTATAATCGAAGGTGTCGGGCAGGGCGTACGCGCCGTCGTCGGAGTAAGCGCCGGCCTCGGTCGGGGCGACGTCGTCCAGCCGATCTTCCCGCACATACAACACGCCAGTGCCGTGGGTCGCGCCGAGCCATTTGTGGCCGCTCGTGGCGTACGAGTCGCACCCGATCTTCCCCAGATCAAACGGATACGCGCCGGCCGACTGCGCCCCATCGATGTGAAACCAGATCCCCCGATCCCGTACCAGCGCGGCGATGGCGTCGACGGGCATGCGGATCCCGGTCGGCGCGGTCGTGTGGCTTACCTGGATCACGCGGGTGCGCGGAGTGATCAGGGCCTCGATGCGTTCGAGGTTGCCGGCGGCGCTCGTCGGGTCCGGCTCGAAGATCCTCACCTTGATCCCCTGCTGCTTCTGCCGGCTCATCCACGGAATCGCCCCACCCGGGTGGGCGTGGGATTCGAAAATCACCTCGTCCCCGGGGCGCAGGAACGTCAGCCCCGAAGCGATGGTCGCGTTGCCCTCGGTGGCGTTGCGCATAAACGCGACCTCCTCGGGCTTCACGCCGAAGAACCGCGCCACGGGCGCGCGGGCCTCGACGATCCGGTTGTGGCCGTGTTCGGAGAGGCGCTGGAGCTGCATCATGAGGGAGGCGACGGCGTCCACCACCGGGTACGGCGCCGGCCCGAGGCCGCCGGTGTTAAAATAGACGCGGTCCCGCGTGAGCGGGTACTGCGCGCGGACGAGCTCCCAGTAGTCGTCCGCCGCGGGGTGAGGCGGCCAGGCGGCGCCGGCCGGCAACACCGCCGCCACGGAGGCGGCGCCAAGGCGCTTGAGGAATTCGCGGCGAGGGGTGGCCGGCTGTGGGCGAGGTGCCATATTCGAAGTTTTTCGTATCGTGTTGGCAGAGGTAAAAAAGCATTGTCATCGTGAGCCGCCACGGATGAACATCCGTGGCGTGTCGAACGACCTACAGGCCGACCGTGAAAGGCTTTGACTGAAGGCCTCACGGTCAGCCGGGAGGTCGTTCGACACGCCCGAGTTTTACAACCCGGGCGGCTCACGATGACAATGAAATAAAGCTCCCGCCCCAAATTCTCCTGCCCATCCAGTATACCCACACTCCCCGCAACACCACAACCCGCATGAGGCTTTCCCACATCCTGTTCCTGCTCGTGCTCCTCGCCGGCTGCCGGCCGGACCGGACGGCCAGCGACGACGGCCGCACGCCGATCCGCCTCTTTCTGTTGCTCATCAACAGCGGCCAGGTGGCGTTTTTCGACTGGGCCGAGCAGGAGTACGAAGCGCGGCACCCGGACATCGACCTCATCATCGAGCAATTCCCGGGCACGTCGCTCAAGGACTACGAGATCAAGCTCCGCCTCCGCTACGCCAGCGGGCAGGCGCCGGACATCTGGTCGCTGCGCGAAAACGAGCTGACGACGTTTGTCGACTACGGCCTCGTGCGGCCGGCGCCCGATTACATCGCCGAAATCGTCGACACCCAGAGCATCAACGACCTTATCCGCCAGGCGCCGGTCTACAACGACACGCTCTACGGCATCGTCCACCACGCCGGCTGGACGATGCTCTATTACAACCGCGCGCACTTCCTTGAGGCCGGCCTGGACCCCGACCGCCCGCCCCGCACTTGGGCCGAGGTGCTCGACTACGCCGACCGCCTCACCGTCCGCCGGCCAGACGGCTCCCTCGAACGCGTGGGGTTCTCCCTCCGGAAAGTCGGCTACAAACCGGGCACCGCCGAGAAATGGCTGTCGTTTTTTTACTCTGCCGGCGGCGTCCCCTTCAACGAAGACGGGACCGACAGTTACTTCGACAGCGACGCCGGCCGGGCCGCCTTCAAGTTTTATCGGGATGTCCTGGATCGAGGCTACGACAGCGTCGAGTTCGAGGGCGACCAGCGGGGCTTCGGCCAGGGCCGCGTGTCGATGTTTATCCGGGAGGATCATGTGATCGACTGGGTGCTCCAGAATTACCCGGAGCTCGACTACGGCGTCGGCCACATCCCGACCCTCGACACGACCTTTACGTCCTACTCCTCCGGCGGCGCATTCCCGTTTGTAGTCAGCAACCAGTCCGCCTACCCGGACGCCGCCTGGCGCTTTCTGGAATTCCTGTTCGAGCACGACGTCTACCTCCGCTACATCGAACTTGTCCGCGCCCAGCCCAACTACCTCTCCGTCGCCCAATTGCCCCGGTACTGGGACGATCCGTACCTCAGTGTCTACCGCACCCAACCTGTCCGCGTCCCCCCCAAGTTTTCGCACGACAAGTACTCGCTGGAGCGGATCGGAGAATACGTCGAGCGCTTCAGCTACGGCCGCATCGGGCTCGATGAGACGTTGCGGCGGATGAATGAGGAGATTGATGGACAGCTGGTGATTAGCGAGTAATGAGTAGCGATTAGCGATGTATGGGCGTTTGTGGCTGGGTGCGTTCAAAAATGTCATCTCGACCGAAAGCCCGATTTATCGGGCCGCAGTGGAGAGACCTCCTGATTCAGGCCAGAGCCATCCTTGGGGAGGTCTCTCCGCTCCAACGCCGGCAAGCCGGCGTTTCCGGTCGAGATGACATTATTTTTTGGAGTGCCTTCGCTCGAGATGACCATTGAGAAGCATTCTGTACAACCCTTCACCTCCAATGACACTATCAGGCATCGCCGACGAAGCCGGCGCCGACCTCGCCACCCAGATCCGGGCCCATCGGGCGCTCGGGTGGGGATATATCGACCTCCGAAATATCGACGGTGCACAGTTTACGACGCTGGACGACGCGGCGTTTGAGGCCGCGTGCGAGGAGTTGACTGCGGGCGGACTGAAGGTATCCAGCTTCGCCTCGGGCATCGCGAACTGGGCGTGTAGGATCGACGACCCGTTTGAGCAATCGATCACCACCCTCCAGCAAGCCATCCCCCGGATGCACCGCCTCGGGTGCCGCTTCATCCGCACCATGAGTTACCCCAACGCCGGCCTGGCGGACGACGCCTGGCGCGACGAGGCCGTGCGTCGGATGAAAATTCTCGGGGCGATGGCGGCGGACGCCGGCATAATCATCACCGTCGAAAACTGCGACGGCTGGGCCAGCACCTCGCCCGCGAACTACGCCCGGTTTTTCGAACGGGTGGATTCGCCGGAGGTGAAGGCCGTGTACGACACCGGCAACCCGGCCTCGCACGGGCACACCAACACCTGGGACTGGTACCTCGCC
It encodes the following:
- a CDS encoding aminotransferase class V-fold PLP-dependent enzyme, translated to MAPRPQPATPRREFLKRLGAASVAAVLPAGAAWPPHPAADDYWELVRAQYPLTRDRVYFNTGGLGPAPYPVVDAVASLMMQLQRLSEHGHNRIVEARAPVARFFGVKPEEVAFMRNATEGNATIASGLTFLRPGDEVIFESHAHPGGAIPWMSRQKQQGIKVRIFEPDPTSAAGNLERIEALITPRTRVIQVSHTTAPTGIRMPVDAIAALVRDRGIWFHIDGAQSAGAYPFDLGKIGCDSYATSGHKWLGATHGTGVLYVREDRLDDVAPTEAGAYSDDGAYALPDTFDYNKTAQRYEPGTRDATSVAGLVAAVQFMETIGMDRVAAYSQGLALRLQGQLRAMAGITVLTPEDPSLSAGITTFKLEKMPYDELFRVLLSEHKMRCRVVTEQGLDALRVSTHVFNSEEEVDRLAEAVGGIARG
- a CDS encoding extracellular solute-binding protein, whose protein sequence is MRLSHILFLLVLLAGCRPDRTASDDGRTPIRLFLLLINSGQVAFFDWAEQEYEARHPDIDLIIEQFPGTSLKDYEIKLRLRYASGQAPDIWSLRENELTTFVDYGLVRPAPDYIAEIVDTQSINDLIRQAPVYNDTLYGIVHHAGWTMLYYNRAHFLEAGLDPDRPPRTWAEVLDYADRLTVRRPDGSLERVGFSLRKVGYKPGTAEKWLSFFYSAGGVPFNEDGTDSYFDSDAGRAAFKFYRDVLDRGYDSVEFEGDQRGFGQGRVSMFIREDHVIDWVLQNYPELDYGVGHIPTLDTTFTSYSSGGAFPFVVSNQSAYPDAAWRFLEFLFEHDVYLRYIELVRAQPNYLSVAQLPRYWDDPYLSVYRTQPVRVPPKFSHDKYSLERIGEYVERFSYGRIGLDETLRRMNEEIDGQLVISE
- a CDS encoding sugar phosphate isomerase/epimerase family protein; the encoded protein is MTLSGIADEAGADLATQIRAHRALGWGYIDLRNIDGAQFTTLDDAAFEAACEELTAGGLKVSSFASGIANWACRIDDPFEQSITTLQQAIPRMHRLGCRFIRTMSYPNAGLADDAWRDEAVRRMKILGAMAADAGIIITVENCDGWASTSPANYARFFERVDSPEVKAVYDTGNPASHGHTNTWDWYLAAKPHIAYIHIKDHTGPLGNNRGEHVMAGEGIGCVEETLRDLAAGGYNGFVSIEPHLKSVIHEGRAITEAEAAFETYVAYGRRVAELVQISSNLSS